Proteins encoded by one window of Synechococcus sp. WH 7805:
- a CDS encoding class I SAM-dependent methyltransferase: MVVQVLSANERYKLDGSDDALFYSEPRFVQHLDAGFRGRLTQLYSERIPGCAVVLDLMSSWVSHLPDDQRYEQVIGHGLNAQELQANPRLDRHWVQNLNELQSLPLDDSSVDCTLIVAGWQYLQQPEAIAEELLRITRPNGQVIVAFSNRMFFTKAPQIWTDGADGDHLRYVAEVLMAQGWPKPELVAEETRKPGPMGWVGGKGDPFFAVIATKPVPSVVSF, translated from the coding sequence GTGGTCGTACAGGTTCTCAGTGCCAACGAGCGCTACAAGCTGGATGGCAGTGATGACGCACTCTTCTACAGCGAACCCCGCTTCGTTCAGCATCTGGATGCTGGCTTCAGAGGGCGACTGACCCAGCTCTACAGCGAGCGCATCCCCGGTTGTGCTGTTGTTCTCGATCTGATGAGCAGCTGGGTGAGTCACCTCCCTGACGACCAGCGTTACGAGCAGGTCATCGGCCATGGCCTCAACGCCCAGGAGTTGCAGGCCAATCCCCGCCTCGATCGTCATTGGGTTCAGAACCTCAACGAGTTGCAGTCGTTGCCCCTTGACGACAGCAGTGTGGACTGCACCTTGATCGTTGCTGGTTGGCAGTATCTGCAGCAACCGGAAGCCATCGCCGAGGAGCTTCTCCGAATCACCCGCCCCAACGGCCAGGTGATCGTGGCCTTCAGCAATCGCATGTTTTTCACCAAAGCTCCCCAGATCTGGACCGATGGAGCGGACGGCGATCATCTCCGCTACGTCGCTGAGGTGCTGATGGCCCAGGGTTGGCCCAAGCCGGAACTGGTTGCTGAGGAGACCCGCAAGCCTGGTCCCATGGGATGGGTGGGCGGAAAGGGCGATCCTTTCTTTGCGGTGATCGCTACCAAACCCGTTCCATCAGTTGTCTCCTTCTGA
- a CDS encoding TIGR02450 family Trp-rich protein has product MSWKAAKAWTSRIPRGGRRHFRLVLQGGRGSERWVELCSVLTPEVRLRLSWRELRDRSLWDSGWQSIPPDESEGDN; this is encoded by the coding sequence GTGAGCTGGAAAGCAGCCAAAGCATGGACAAGCCGCATCCCCCGGGGAGGGAGACGCCACTTCCGCCTCGTGCTCCAGGGGGGACGGGGATCCGAGCGCTGGGTGGAGCTGTGCTCAGTTCTCACCCCCGAGGTGCGGCTTCGCCTCAGCTGGAGAGAGCTCCGCGACCGATCGCTCTGGGACAGTGGCTGGCAGTCGATTCCCCCTGACGAATCAGAAGGAGACAACTGA
- a CDS encoding PfkB family carbohydrate kinase — protein MQPSPSCPSLNPVALSDLPDLSALNLAVIGHQEWVTFLEVDCLPQPGRISRACRSLEEPAGAGAVVAVQLARLTGRRVLFFTALGSDAIGHRSEQRLRQLGVEPVIAWRDTPSRRGISLMDPGGDRAITVIGDRLTPCAQDALGWERLADCDGVFVSATDAAGLRLARTAKVLTATPRLRLPVLREASVPLDALIGSGLDPGEQLPEGTPDPAPMLRITTEGADGGLLMPGGRYAPEPLPGPMVESYGCGDSFAAGVTAGLAAGWEVGDAVRLGARCGAACATRFGPYG, from the coding sequence ATGCAGCCCAGTCCATCCTGCCCGTCCCTTAACCCTGTGGCTTTGAGCGACCTGCCAGACCTGTCCGCATTGAACCTGGCCGTGATCGGCCATCAGGAATGGGTCACCTTTCTGGAGGTGGATTGCCTCCCCCAGCCCGGCCGAATCAGCCGGGCCTGCCGATCCCTCGAGGAACCGGCGGGCGCCGGTGCGGTGGTGGCTGTTCAGCTGGCACGTCTCACCGGAAGACGAGTGCTGTTTTTCACCGCACTCGGCAGCGATGCGATCGGACATCGCAGTGAACAACGGCTCAGGCAGCTGGGGGTGGAGCCAGTCATCGCCTGGCGTGACACTCCGAGCCGACGTGGCATCAGCCTGATGGATCCAGGCGGCGACCGTGCCATCACCGTGATCGGAGATCGACTCACCCCCTGCGCGCAGGATGCCCTCGGCTGGGAACGACTCGCGGACTGCGATGGCGTGTTCGTATCAGCGACCGATGCCGCTGGCCTGCGCCTTGCCCGCACCGCCAAGGTGCTGACAGCAACGCCAAGATTGCGTCTGCCTGTGCTTCGGGAAGCATCGGTTCCACTCGATGCCTTGATCGGCAGTGGCCTTGATCCCGGCGAACAGCTTCCCGAGGGAACCCCTGATCCCGCCCCCATGCTGCGAATCACCACGGAAGGTGCCGATGGAGGCCTCCTGATGCCTGGAGGTCGCTACGCGCCGGAGCCCCTCCCTGGGCCCATGGTCGAGTCCTACGGCTGCGGTGACAGCTTCGCCGCAGGGGTCACCGCTGGACTCGCCGCTGGCTGGGAGGTCGGCGATGCCGTCCGTCTCGGCGCCCGCTGCGGTGCTGCCTGCGCCACGCGCTTCGGCCCCTATGGCTAA
- a CDS encoding rhomboid family intramembrane serine protease: protein MIALPLVLLGIAWLQELIDQLVFAGRWNLAMGPGTPWWSLVTAPFSHGGFGHLLANSLVFLPLSYLVLARNTRAYVAVWIAVILMEIPVWLFWPVGAHGLSGVVYGLLGYLLLIGFLERRPFAILLSLITLVLFGSALPGLLPWASPAGVSWIGHATGFIAGLITAKVVQKEPQASGSS from the coding sequence GTGATCGCGCTTCCGCTGGTCCTCCTCGGCATCGCCTGGCTCCAGGAGCTGATCGATCAACTGGTGTTCGCCGGTCGCTGGAACCTGGCCATGGGCCCGGGGACACCCTGGTGGTCGCTTGTCACGGCCCCCTTCAGCCATGGGGGCTTTGGGCATCTGCTCGCCAACAGCCTGGTGTTTCTTCCCCTCAGTTACCTGGTGCTGGCGCGCAACACCAGGGCCTATGTCGCCGTTTGGATCGCGGTCATCCTGATGGAGATCCCGGTGTGGCTCTTCTGGCCCGTCGGCGCCCATGGCCTCTCGGGCGTGGTGTATGGCCTCCTCGGCTACCTGCTGTTAATCGGCTTTCTCGAACGGCGGCCTTTCGCCATCCTGTTGAGCCTGATCACGCTGGTGCTGTTCGGCAGTGCCTTGCCCGGACTTCTTCCCTGGGCTTCTCCTGCAGGCGTGAGCTGGATCGGCCATGCCACGGGATTCATTGCCGGACTGATCACAGCGAAAGTCGTTCAGAAAGAGCCTCAGGCGTCAGGGTCATCCTGA
- a CDS encoding SIMPL domain-containing protein produces the protein MGETETQSQREPASGLLGWIRRTPPLVLPMVVLSAGLVVAGAVAVKGVRTAADTITVTGASTERIRSDFADWTVVVLGSGTSQQAAYQDLQPDLQRTLAFLRTQGVPDGSVQLAVLESSSNDIRNRVNGALIKTEWSARQPIRISTPDVNLVSKVSRSIGSLVGDGVSLTIQPPAYTYTKLADKRVDMLAKATADARKRAVAIARQAGSGIGAITKADTGTFQITVPNSTDMGRYGAYDTRTIDKDITAVMGVTFRVQ, from the coding sequence GTGGGCGAAACCGAAACGCAGTCCCAACGCGAACCGGCGAGCGGCCTTCTTGGATGGATCCGCAGGACGCCCCCGCTGGTGCTGCCCATGGTGGTGCTCAGTGCCGGACTGGTGGTGGCCGGTGCTGTGGCCGTAAAAGGGGTACGCACAGCCGCGGACACCATCACCGTGACGGGAGCCAGCACGGAACGCATCCGCAGTGACTTCGCCGACTGGACCGTGGTTGTACTAGGCAGCGGAACAAGCCAACAGGCCGCTTATCAAGACCTGCAGCCTGATCTTCAGCGAACATTGGCGTTTCTGCGTACGCAGGGCGTCCCCGATGGCTCGGTTCAGCTCGCGGTTCTCGAATCGTCGAGCAATGACATCCGCAACCGCGTGAACGGGGCCTTGATCAAAACCGAGTGGTCGGCCCGGCAGCCGATCCGAATCAGCACGCCCGATGTCAACCTCGTCAGCAAGGTGTCCCGATCCATCGGTTCACTGGTGGGTGATGGCGTCTCGCTCACGATTCAGCCGCCCGCCTACACCTACACCAAACTTGCCGACAAGCGGGTCGACATGCTCGCCAAAGCCACAGCGGACGCGCGCAAACGCGCCGTGGCCATTGCACGTCAGGCAGGGTCAGGGATCGGAGCGATCACCAAAGCCGATACGGGCACGTTTCAGATCACGGTTCCGAATTCAACCGACATGGGCCGCTACGGCGCCTACGACACCCGCACGATCGACAAAGACATCACCGCCGTGATGGGTGTGACGTTCCGCGTGCAGTGA
- a CDS encoding NAD(P)/FAD-dependent oxidoreductase has protein sequence MTSKTEVIVIGSGIGGLCCAALCARAGHEVLVLEAHGAAGGAAHGFQRQGYHFESGPSLWSGLGRWPSSNPLAQILRALDEPLEVMPYRDWDVLFPEGHLRIGVGAKGFEQVVQQLRGDAALEEWRRFARMLQPIAAAADALPLLALPAGGVDGIGPLFRRSGRLLPHLPALRHLTGAFGPLVDRHLTDPFLRHWVDLLCFLISGMPMADTNAAAMATLFGEWFDPDACLDFPRGGSAGVVNALVRGLQKHGGTLRLGARVKQIRLDGDRVIGVELTNGEQLDADHVVSNADAWSTAALLPENGASRWRQERLNTPACGSFLHLHLGFDASGLDDLPIHTVWVGDWERGITAERNAVVVSIPSVLDPGMAPAGQHVLHAYTPANEPWELWSGLDRSTPDYERQRADRCQVFWHVLEQRIPDLRSRCQVVMEGTPLTHRHYLSVHNGSYGPALSAAQGLFPGVQTPVKGLLQCGASTFPGIGIPPVAASGAMAAHAITGKKAQAELLESLAL, from the coding sequence ATGACCTCCAAAACTGAGGTGATCGTGATTGGGAGCGGCATCGGCGGTCTGTGCTGTGCAGCTCTCTGTGCTCGCGCTGGCCATGAGGTGCTCGTCCTGGAGGCCCATGGGGCCGCAGGCGGAGCTGCCCACGGCTTTCAGCGCCAGGGTTATCACTTCGAATCCGGTCCATCGCTTTGGAGCGGACTGGGCCGGTGGCCCAGCAGCAATCCTCTCGCTCAGATTCTTCGAGCTCTCGATGAACCCCTCGAGGTGATGCCTTACCGGGACTGGGATGTTCTCTTCCCAGAAGGCCACCTCCGGATCGGTGTTGGCGCCAAAGGCTTTGAGCAGGTGGTGCAACAACTTCGCGGTGATGCGGCCTTAGAGGAATGGCGACGTTTCGCCAGGATGCTGCAGCCGATCGCAGCGGCGGCTGACGCCCTTCCCCTTCTGGCGCTTCCAGCGGGAGGAGTCGATGGAATCGGGCCCCTTTTCAGACGCAGTGGCCGTTTGTTGCCTCACCTTCCGGCCCTTCGGCATCTCACCGGTGCCTTTGGACCTCTTGTGGACCGTCATCTGACGGACCCCTTCTTACGCCATTGGGTTGATCTGCTCTGTTTCCTGATCAGCGGCATGCCGATGGCGGACACCAATGCTGCGGCCATGGCCACCCTGTTCGGGGAGTGGTTTGATCCCGACGCCTGTCTTGACTTCCCCAGGGGTGGAAGTGCCGGTGTTGTGAACGCTCTTGTGCGGGGCTTGCAGAAGCATGGGGGGACGTTGCGACTGGGTGCCCGGGTGAAACAGATCAGGCTTGATGGCGATCGGGTGATCGGCGTGGAGCTCACCAACGGCGAGCAACTGGATGCTGATCATGTGGTGAGCAATGCCGACGCCTGGAGCACGGCGGCGCTGCTGCCTGAGAATGGGGCGTCGCGATGGCGTCAGGAGCGTTTGAACACGCCCGCTTGCGGTTCATTCCTGCATCTTCATCTCGGGTTTGATGCTTCTGGGCTGGACGATCTGCCGATTCACACCGTCTGGGTCGGGGACTGGGAGCGTGGCATCACCGCGGAGCGCAACGCGGTGGTGGTGTCGATTCCGTCGGTGCTTGACCCCGGCATGGCCCCTGCCGGTCAGCACGTGCTGCATGCCTACACACCAGCGAATGAACCCTGGGAGCTCTGGAGCGGGTTGGATCGCTCCACGCCGGACTACGAACGCCAGCGTGCGGATCGCTGTCAGGTGTTCTGGCATGTGCTGGAGCAGCGCATTCCGGATCTCCGTAGCCGGTGCCAGGTGGTCATGGAGGGCACACCCCTGACCCACCGCCATTATTTGTCGGTGCACAACGGCAGCTACGGCCCGGCCCTTTCCGCTGCTCAGGGCCTGTTCCCTGGAGTGCAGACCCCGGTGAAGGGGCTTCTGCAGTGCGGTGCCAGCACGTTTCCTGGAATCGGTATCCCTCCGGTGGCTGCCAGCGGTGCGATGGCAGCCCATGCCATCACCGGAAAGAAAGCCCAGGCTGAGTTGCTCGAAAGCCTGGCGCTCTGA
- a CDS encoding leucine-rich repeat protein — MTVLTSSDADTLIQEQGLDIIIPDNFTSIDFFAFSGKRLRSVVIPDSITSIGVGVFSNNRLRSVVIPDSVTVIGSDAFANNQLTSVVIPDSVASIGASAFSGNRLRSVVIPDSVTVIGSDAFANNQLTSVDIPDSVTVIGSDAFANNQLTSVVIPDSVTLIGANAFLDNKLTSVVLPDSVTLIGANAFLDNKLTSVVIPDSITSIGVGVFSNNRLTSVVIPDSVTSIGGGAFNRNPLTEVFIPDSVTSLGSRSFSDTLIAKVIVPVAVQNKAFNAFDVGVDIIIREPGIVESSTSVKLGSDNNNIVLIGDAAINGIGNGRANIIEGNDSRNKLKGRNGDDILIGNGGRDSLHGGNGDDTFVYRSINDSGVTRKTRDVITDFSEGDAIDLSEIDAQPVVQGNQSFVFIGADSFSRPGQVNFVNGLLSVNTDSDPAAELQIMLKNVTELFDGSLIL, encoded by the coding sequence ATGACAGTACTAACAAGTTCTGACGCCGATACGCTGATTCAAGAGCAAGGCTTGGATATTATAATTCCAGACAACTTCACTTCAATTGACTTTTTTGCATTCTCAGGCAAACGACTAAGGAGCGTTGTTATCCCCGATAGCATCACTTCAATTGGGGTCGGTGTATTCTCTAACAATCGACTAAGGAGCGTTGTTATCCCCGACAGCGTTACTGTAATTGGGAGCGATGCATTTGCCAATAATCAACTAACGAGTGTTGTTATCCCCGATAGCGTCGCTTCAATTGGGGCGAGTGCATTCTCAGGCAATCGACTAAGGAGCGTTGTTATCCCCGACAGCGTTACTGTAATTGGGAGCGATGCATTTGCCAATAATCAACTAACGAGTGTTGATATCCCTGACAGCGTTACTGTAATTGGGAGCGATGCATTTGCCAATAATCAACTAACGAGTGTTGTTATCCCCGATAGCGTCACTTTAATTGGGGCCAACGCATTTTTAGACAACAAACTAACAAGTGTCGTTCTCCCCGATAGCGTCACTTTAATTGGGGCCAACGCATTTTTAGACAACAAACTAACAAGTGTTGTTATCCCCGATAGCATCACTTCAATTGGGGTCGGTGTATTCTCTAACAATCGACTAACAAGTGTTGTTATCCCCGATAGCGTCACTTCAATTGGGGGGGGTGCATTTAATAGAAACCCGTTAACAGAGGTCTTCATTCCAGACAGTGTTACGAGCCTTGGTTCCAGATCATTTAGTGACACATTAATTGCGAAAGTCATAGTCCCTGTCGCCGTGCAAAATAAGGCTTTTAATGCGTTTGACGTGGGCGTCGATATTATTATAAGAGAGCCTGGAATTGTTGAGTCATCAACTAGCGTGAAACTAGGCAGTGACAATAACAATATTGTTCTAATCGGAGATGCAGCTATCAATGGAATTGGCAATGGTCGCGCCAACATCATTGAAGGAAATGACTCCAGAAACAAGCTCAAAGGCAGAAATGGCGACGACATTCTGATAGGCAACGGCGGGCGCGATTCTCTTCATGGCGGTAATGGCGATGACACCTTTGTCTACCGATCAATCAATGATTCTGGTGTGACGAGGAAAACGCGTGATGTGATTACAGACTTTTCGGAGGGTGACGCCATTGACCTTAGTGAGATTGACGCTCAGCCTGTTGTCCAAGGCAACCAATCCTTTGTGTTCATTGGCGCAGATTCATTCTCAAGACCTGGTCAAGTCAACTTTGTTAACGGCTTGCTTAGTGTGAATACAGACAGTGACCCTGCTGCGGAACTGCAGATTATGTTGAAGAATGTCACCGAGCTATTTGATGGTTCCTTGATTCTTTGA
- a CDS encoding high light inducible protein has protein sequence MTRNSAQDSWFQGSAARAIHEEQLERVERFNGRAAMLGFVIGVITEGLTGQGILHQIGLGPLVDGYAACSAQYLPFCF, from the coding sequence ATGACACGTAATTCTGCGCAAGACAGCTGGTTTCAAGGTTCCGCAGCCCGGGCCATTCATGAGGAGCAGCTGGAACGGGTCGAGCGCTTTAACGGACGAGCCGCCATGCTCGGCTTTGTGATCGGCGTGATCACCGAAGGGCTGACTGGACAAGGAATCCTGCATCAGATCGGCCTAGGCCCACTGGTTGACGGCTATGCCGCCTGCAGCGCCCAGTATTTGCCCTTCTGCTTCTGA
- the nth gene encoding endonuclease III: protein MKKRERAAVVLERLNAHYPEPPIPLDHSDPFTLLIAVLLSAQCTDKKVNEVTPALFAAGPTPEAMAALEESEILSHIRQLGLAKTKSRNVHKLAHILVNVHAGQVPASFEELEALPGVGHKTASVVMAQAFGVPAFPVDTHIHRLAQRWGLSSGDSVAQTEKDLKSLFPKDAWNRLHLQIIFYGRDHCTARGCDGTVCPLCRELYPRRRQPVEWKKP, encoded by the coding sequence ATGAAGAAGCGCGAGCGGGCAGCCGTGGTTCTGGAGCGATTGAACGCGCACTATCCCGAGCCCCCGATCCCCCTCGACCACAGCGATCCCTTCACCCTGTTGATTGCGGTCCTGCTCAGTGCCCAGTGCACAGACAAGAAGGTCAATGAGGTGACACCGGCATTGTTTGCCGCTGGCCCCACCCCGGAGGCGATGGCCGCCCTGGAGGAATCAGAGATCCTCTCCCACATCCGCCAGCTTGGCCTGGCCAAAACCAAGTCCAGAAATGTTCACAAGCTGGCCCACATCCTTGTGAATGTGCATGCAGGCCAGGTTCCGGCGAGCTTCGAGGAGCTGGAAGCCCTGCCGGGCGTGGGCCACAAAACCGCCAGCGTGGTGATGGCTCAGGCGTTCGGAGTGCCGGCATTCCCTGTCGACACCCACATCCATCGCCTGGCCCAGCGCTGGGGACTGAGCAGTGGAGACTCAGTGGCGCAGACGGAAAAGGATCTCAAAAGTCTGTTTCCCAAGGACGCCTGGAACAGACTCCATTTGCAGATCATTTTTTATGGACGGGACCACTGCACAGCCCGCGGCTGCGATGGCACCGTGTGCCCGCTCTGCCGCGAGCTCTATCCCAGGCGTAGACAGCCAGTGGAGTGGAAAAAGCCCTGA